In a single window of the Cucumis melo cultivar AY chromosome 11, USDA_Cmelo_AY_1.0, whole genome shotgun sequence genome:
- the LOC103502922 gene encoding BAG family molecular chaperone regulator 4-like, which produces MKKWSSKTRIRSDEYGRKGEDIDWELRPGGMIVQKRRNGSGLNPNSECFITINVSHGSNRHQITIDSHSTFGDLKTVLQRQTGLEPTAQRLLFKGKEKENEEWLHMAGVNDMSKLILMEDPATKERKMEEMKKNNSVAAGEALAEIGVEVDKLSEKVAAVEGGVNGGKRVEEKELNVLIELLMIQLLKLDAIEIHADSKIHRRTQVVRVQKLVDRLDNLKATISNNWMKRDSISGRSAKWEEFECGFGSLIPPTSKLTISSTKITHDWELFD; this is translated from the exons ATGAAAAAGTGGAGTTCAAAAACCCGAATTAGGAGCGATGAATAtggaagaaaaggagaagacaTAGATTGGGAGCTCCGACCAGGCGGAATGATTGTTCAGAAACGACGCAATGGGTCAGGTTTGAATCCGAATTCAGAGTGTTTCATTACGATCAACGTCTCTCATGGGTCTAACCGTCATCAAATCACCATTGATTCCCATTCCACATTTG GGGATTTAAAGACGGTTTTACAACGACAGACAGGGTTGGAGCCGACGGCACAGAGGTTGTTGTTTaaagggaaagagaaagagaacGAGGAGTGGTTGCATATGGCTGGTGTGAACGACATGTCGAAACTTATACTTATGGAAGATCCTGCTACTAAAGAGAGGAAgatggaagagatgaagaagaataacTCTGTTGCCGCCGGTGAAGCGCTGGCCGAGATAGGAGTTGAGGTCGACAAACTCTCTGAAAAG GTTGCGGCGGTGGAAGGTGGCGTTAATGGAGGGAAGAGGGTGGAGGAGAAGGAACTAAATGTATTGATAGAGTTATTGATGATCCAACTGTTGAAGTTGGATGCAATTGAGATTCATGCTGATTCCAAAATTCATAGAAGAACTCAG GTTGTTAGGGTACAAAAATTAGTGGACAGACTTGACAATTTGAAGGCTACAATCTCAAATAATTGGATGAAAAGAGATTCAATAAGTGGAAGATCAGCCAAATGGGAAGAATTTGAATGTGGATTTGGGAGCCTCATTCCTCCAACTTCCAAACTCACCATCTCTTCTACAAAAATAACTCATGATTGGGAACTCTTTGACTAG
- the LOC103502932 gene encoding probable N-acetyltransferase HLS1-like — translation MEFNGFIIRSYEDNDEGQLSDKAQVLDLERRCEIGQSKRVFLFTDHLGDPICRIRNSPMYKMLVAECDKEVVGVIQGSIKAVFFAAHKPPPPGLVVKVGYILGLRVAPPYRRRGIGAALVRRLEDWFVSNDVDYCCMATEKDNHASLNLFINNLRYIKFRTGRILVNPVRNHPYKINSSEIKIQKLRIEEAEAIYKKHMASTELFPEDIKNILKNKLSLGTWMANFKQQRYPLRSSSSSSTAGGNEQIMSSSSWAIVSLWNSGEVFKLRLGKAPFPWVIYTKSLKIMDKIFPCFKLVLVPNFFKPFGFYFVYGLHHEGPFSERLVGALCKFVHNMAMNNSKDHNCKAIVTEIGGDEDDDLKMEIPHWKLLSCYEDFWCIKSLKSKKNNNNISNDHDHDHHILEWTNTPPIRTLFVDPREV, via the exons ATGGAATTTAATGGCTTTATTATTCGAAGCTACGAAGATAATGATGAAGGCCAACTCTCTGATAAAGCTCAAGTCTTAGACCTTGAAAGAAGATGTGAAATTGGGCAATCAAAACGTGTGTTTCTCTTCACTGATCATTTGGGTGACCCCATTTGTAGGATTCGTAATAGTCCTATGTATAAAATGCTG GTTGCTGAGTGTGACAAGGAAGTGGTTGGTGTTATTCAAGGGTCAATAAAAGCGGTCTTTTTTGCTGCTCATAAACCGCCGCCACCCGGTTTGGTGGTTAAAGTGGGATACATTCTTGGTTTGAGAGTGGCTCCGCCGTATCGCCGCCGTGGGATTGGGGCTGCCCTCGTTCGCCGTTTGGAAGATTGGTTTGTTTCTAATGATGTTGATTATTGTTGTATGGCTACTGAGAAAGATAATCATGCCTCTCTTAATCTCTTCATCAATAATTTGAG GTACATAAAGTTTAGAACTGGAAGAATCTTGGTAAACCCAGTAAGAAATCATCCATACAAAATCAATTCAtcagaaatcaaaattcaaaagctaagaatagaagaagcagaAGCAATATACAAAAAACACATGGCCTCAACAGAGCTATTTCCCGAAGACATAAAAAACATATTGAAAAACAAGTTGAGTTTAGGGACATGGATGGCAAATTTCAAACAACAACGTTATCCGTTGaggtcgtcgtcgtcgtcgagCACCGCTGGCGGAAACGAGCAAATTATGTCGAGTAGCAGCTGGGCCATTGTAAGTCTATGGAATAGTGGGGAGGTTTTTAAGCTAAGGCTGGGAAAAGCTCCATTTCCATGGGTAATCTACACAAAGAGTTTGAAAATTATGGACAAAATTTTTCCATGCTTTAAGCTTGTTTTGGTGCCTAATTTTTTCAAGCCATTCGGGTTCTATTTTGTTTATGGATTGCACCATGAAGGGCCTTTTTCCGAGAGATTGGTTGGAGCTTTGTGCAAATTTGTTCACAATATGGCAATGAATAATTCAAAGGATCATAATTGTAAAGCTATTGTTACTGAGATTGGTGGTGATGAAGATGATGACCTGAAAATGGAGATTCCTCATTGGAAATTGCTATCATGTTATGAAGATTTTTGGTGCATAAAGTCCTTGAAaagtaagaaaaataataataatattagtaatGATCATGATCATGATCATCATATATTGGAATGGACAAATACCCCACCTATTAGAACTCTTTTTGTAGACCCAAGAGaggtataa